A portion of the Streptomyces platensis genome contains these proteins:
- a CDS encoding DEAD/DEAH box helicase: MNHPDRLGTSHGNLARPEAALTPTVSPVASFADLELPAEVLRTLTELGVREPFPIQAATLPNALAGRDVLGRGRTGSGKTLAFGLPLLARTAGRRAEPKQPLALILVPTRELAQQVAEALAPYADALRLRMATVVGGTSIGRQTAALRDGAEVVVATPGRLHDLIERRACHLGRVRITVLDEADQMCDMGFLPQVTEALDQVHRDGQRMLFSATLDHDVDQLVRRYLHDPVVHSVDPSAGAVTTMDHHVLVVHGPDRYAVTTEIAARDGRVLLFLDTKHAVDQLTRHLRASGVHAAALHSGKSQPQRTRTLAQFKTGQLTVLVATNVAARGLHVDDLDLVVNVDPPTDPKDYLHRAGRTARAGESGSVVTLVLSGQRREMSRLIAGAGIEPTITKVRSGEAELSRITGAKAPSGTPLDGGPAAPRAKNTNAPFRGLGTSKDASRGAGGKSRKANEARKLAEARKAARVRRGN; this comes from the coding sequence ATGAACCACCCGGACCGCCTCGGCACCTCGCACGGCAACCTCGCCCGGCCAGAGGCTGCCCTCACCCCGACGGTGTCCCCCGTCGCCTCCTTCGCCGACCTGGAACTGCCGGCCGAGGTGCTGCGAACGCTCACCGAGCTCGGCGTGCGCGAGCCCTTCCCGATCCAGGCGGCCACGCTGCCCAACGCCCTCGCGGGACGCGACGTCCTGGGGCGCGGGCGCACGGGATCGGGCAAGACGCTCGCCTTCGGCCTGCCGCTGCTCGCACGGACGGCCGGGCGGCGCGCGGAGCCGAAGCAGCCCCTCGCCCTGATCCTGGTGCCTACCCGGGAGCTGGCTCAACAGGTAGCCGAGGCGCTCGCCCCGTATGCCGACGCACTCCGGCTGCGGATGGCCACGGTCGTCGGCGGCACGTCGATCGGCCGGCAGACCGCTGCGCTGCGCGACGGGGCCGAGGTCGTCGTCGCCACCCCTGGCCGCCTGCACGACCTGATCGAGCGCAGGGCCTGCCACCTGGGACGGGTACGGATCACCGTCCTCGACGAGGCCGATCAGATGTGTGACATGGGCTTCTTGCCGCAGGTCACCGAGGCGCTCGACCAGGTGCACCGCGACGGCCAGCGGATGCTGTTCTCGGCCACCCTGGACCACGACGTGGATCAGCTGGTCCGCCGCTACCTCCACGACCCCGTCGTCCACTCGGTCGACCCGTCCGCGGGCGCGGTCACGACGATGGACCACCATGTGCTGGTCGTCCACGGCCCCGACCGGTACGCCGTCACGACGGAGATCGCCGCCCGCGACGGCCGCGTACTGCTGTTCCTGGACACCAAGCACGCGGTCGACCAGCTCACCCGGCATCTGCGGGCCAGCGGAGTGCACGCCGCGGCCCTGCACAGCGGCAAATCCCAGCCGCAGCGCACACGGACCCTCGCCCAGTTCAAGACCGGCCAGCTCACCGTCCTGGTGGCGACCAATGTCGCAGCCCGTGGTCTGCACGTCGACGACCTCGATCTCGTGGTCAACGTCGACCCGCCCACCGACCCCAAGGACTATCTGCACCGCGCGGGCCGCACTGCCCGGGCCGGTGAGTCCGGCAGCGTCGTCACGCTGGTGCTGTCGGGCCAGCGCCGCGAGATGAGCCGGCTGATAGCCGGGGCCGGCATCGAGCCGACGATCACCAAGGTGCGCTCGGGTGAGGCGGAGCTCAGCCGGATCACCGGGGCCAAGGCCCCCTCCGGCACCCCGCTCGATGGTGGGCCCGCCGCGCCCCGGGCCAAGAACACCAACGCCCCGTTCCGCGGCCTGGGCACCAGCAAGGACGCCTCCCGCGGCGCCGGCGGCAAGTCCCGCAAGGCCAACGAGGCCCGTAAGCTCGCCGAGGCCCGCAAGGCGGCCCGGGTGCGCCGCGGCAACTGA